In a single window of the Nicotiana tomentosiformis chromosome 8, ASM39032v3, whole genome shotgun sequence genome:
- the LOC138897452 gene encoding uncharacterized protein: MADDEQMRLERFGRLLPSSFSGAKSEDAQGFLDRCERMLQTACILETSESRREEPCRQFEQLRQYGMSVRQYEMRFSELARHAVWLVPTDRERIQRFVDGLTYQLRLLMTRERVSGATFDEVVDICRQIEMVRNQKRGEREAKRPRGSGDFSGVPSGGQIYRGRGRPYRHAQTGHPVHRGESSSHGSYSYHQGQSSLSALPAQSSSHAPSVQGSSAPGSSSGYYGAWGSLQFPSPFAGKGYFECGDMGHINRYCPCLMGGPAQQRSQHTTSAPVTSPLA, translated from the exons atggcagacgatgagcagatgaggcttgagaggtttgggaggcttctACCTTCATCATTTAGTGGTgctaagtcagaggatgctcagggttttctagatagATGCgagcggatgcttcagacagcgtgtattttggagaccagtgag TCTCGTAGAGAGGAGCCGTGTAGAcaatttgagcagcttcgtcagtatggcatgtctgtgaggcagtacgagatgaggttttctgagttggctcgtcacgcagtttggctagttcccactgatagggagaggattcagAGGTTCGTCGacggcctcacatatcagttgcggttgcttatgactagggagagggtatctggtgctacttttgatgaggttgtcgacatttgtcggcagatagagatggtccgcaaTCAGAAGcggggtgagagggaggccaagaggcctcgtggatcagGTGAttttagtggtgttccttcagggggtcagatTTACCGCGGCAGGGGTCGACCTTATaggcacgctcagacgggtcatccagttcaccgtggtgaatcatccagccatggttcatatagttatcatcagggccagtcatctctcagtgccctaccagctcagagttcatcccatgcaccttcagttcaggGCTCATCAGCACCGGGTTCTTCTAGCGGATATTATGGAGCTTGGGGCTCTCTCCAGTTCCCATCGCCATTCGCTGGGaagggttattttgagtgtggagatatgggTCACATCAATAGGTATTGTCCCTGCCTTatgggaggtccagctcagcagaggagtcaacaTACGACTTCAGCTCCCGTTACTTCACCGCTCGCTTAG